Genomic DNA from Emys orbicularis isolate rEmyOrb1 chromosome 18, rEmyOrb1.hap1, whole genome shotgun sequence:
TtaaattcaggattttttttgttctccTTCCTTTAGAATATGCAGCAATAAACTCCATGCTGGACCAAATCAACTCCTGTTTGGATCACCTGGAGGAGAAGAATGACCATCTGCATGCCCGCTTGAAGGAGCTGCTGGAATCCAACCGTCAGACACGCCTGGagttccagcagcagctgagtgAAGAGCAGAACATGCAAGCTGATGTGCAGGGACCAAACACGGACATCTAGTTCCTGCTGTTTGCTGGACACAAACTGTCAAATAGTTTTTACTTCCAATGGGACCTCCACTGTCTGTGGTTTAATGTAAAACTTGACTAGAAACGGTACTTGCTGTTGTGCAGTCCCTCCAGTGGTTAAATGTTCTGCCcttctctgtgtctgtcttgttttCTCTTTGTGACTGATGCTGCATCAGCAAATAGGTGGGtgaggggagagatggggagtCGATATTTCCAGCTCCAGTTCTGAGCTGACAGTGACACCATTAGAAGTGGGTATGGGAAGCTTATGCTGCAAGTGTGGGCATTCATGTATAGGCCCCTTTTGCCACAATTcaactaccaaggaaagtggtgacTGTTGTCCTGAGGA
This window encodes:
- the BBLN gene encoding bublin coiled-coil protein, encoding MSGPNGEPHVPAGNVGRGEEGDDDGFGETEYAAINSMLDQINSCLDHLEEKNDHLHARLKELLESNRQTRLEFQQQLSEEQNMQADVQGPNTDI